Proteins from a genomic interval of Asterias rubens chromosome 16, eAstRub1.3, whole genome shotgun sequence:
- the LOC117300785 gene encoding MFS-type transporter SLC18B1-like isoform X1, producing the protein MDRSESDCVGCCSRLESLKDENKMENGSANQTEESSLILATSSPVTHSKSQSANSIKETSLPKTDDKNAQETNCQWNEPQVEGPPTSRDSYQNNADIVEDPVGNERKKKPKITFDQKLILFAITIASIANFMSFSILVVFFPIEAKAKGMSQTVIGLVSTIYALSSSVFSPIFGKFLPLIGARFMFLAGSFMAGGSNILFGLLGDMPTDTSFTVYCFLLRIVEGLGAAASLTSSSAILAHTFPDNVGTVVSINEMMIGIGFAVGPALGGLLYNAGGFGLPFYVLGGFDLLIVALNLFTMPQPGCKTEEMGSLKQVLTIPAIWLLLIVSTLGSVAVGVIDPTLSLHLKELHFDVVEISLIFTVFGAVYGLTSFVWGYIADKMKSTRIMLALGAFGCAIFFLFIGPSPLLNITPQKYLASIAIALGASSIALFVIPTLVDMFITAEWYGLSQGLGDTSVISGLWVSAFAIGTMLGPLLGGVLTDHLGFDNAGTVLAGVYIATMLVICFFGLWEFRCGKGRRVPPTRLHVDVESETVLLTS; encoded by the exons ATGGATCGAAGCGAAAGTGACTGCGTAGGTTGTTGTTCCCGACTCGAA AGTTTGAaagacgaaaacaaaatggaaaatggATCTGCAAATCAGACTGAAGAGTCTTCTCTCATCTTAGCAACATCATCACCTGTCACTCATAGCAAGAGCCAATCAGCAAACAGTATCAAAGAAACGTCACTCCCAAAGACTGATGACAAGAATGCACAGGAAACCAACTGCCAATGGAATGAGCCTCAAGTTGAAGGACCGCCCACATCACGTGACAGTTATCAGAACAATGCAGACATTGTTGAGGATCCTGTCGGAAacgagagaaagaaaaaacctaaAATAACTTTTGATCAAAAATTGATCCTTTTTGCCATCACCATAGCATCAATTGCAAACTTCATGTCGTTCTCCATTCTGGTTGTCTTCTTCCCAATAGAG GCCAAGGCCAAAGGAATGTCACAAACAGTTATCGGGCTGGTTTCCACCATTTATGCTCTCTCATCCAGTGTATTTTCACCAATTTTTGGAAAGTTT CTACCTTTAATTGGAGCTCGGTTTATGTTTCTGGCTGGCTCCTTTATGGCTGGTGGATCCAACATTCTCTTTGG TTTGCTTGGCGACATGCCGACTGATACTTCATTTACAGTCTACTGTTTCCTGCTACGGATTGTTGAAGGTTTGGGAGCGGCTGCGAGTCTGACGTCATCATCCGCCATATTGGCTCATACGTTCCCTGATAATGTGGGAACGGTTGTG AGTATTAATGAGATGATGATTGGGATAGGGTTCGCAGTTGGGCCAGCTCTCGGAGGTTTGTTATACAAT GCCGGAGGTTTTGGACTTCCCTTTTATGTTCTCGGAGGCTTTGATTTATTGATCGTTGCCCTCAACTTGTTCACAATGCCCCAGCCAG GTTGTAAAACTGAGGAGATGGGTTCATTAAAGCAAGTCTTAACCATTCCAGCGATATGGCTTTTATTGATTGTATCTACACTTGGGTCAGTTGCTGTTGGGGTTATTGACCCCACTTTGTCACTTCATCTTAAAGAG CTTCATTTTGATGTGGTTGAAATCAGCTTAATTTTCACTGTATTTGGTGCAGTGTATGGATTAACTTCTTTTGTGTGGGGCTACATTGCAGATAAAATG AAATCAACCAGGATCATGCTTGCACTTGGAGCGTTTGGTTGTGCGATATTTTTCCTTTTCATCGGACCATCCCCACTTCTAAATATAACTCC GCAGAAGTACCTCGCTAGTATCGCAATAGCTCTGGGAGCTTCCTCCATTGCATTATTTGTTATACCTACACTGGTTGATATGTTCATTACGGCTGA ATGGTATGGACTATCCCAAGGTTTGGGAGACACAAGTGTTATATCAGGACTTTGGGTCTCAGCATTCGCAATAGG AACAATGCTTGGTCCACTCCTAGGGGGCGTATTAACCGACCATCTTGGATTTGACAATGCAGGGACAGTCCTTGCCGGTGTTTACATAGCAACCATGCTCGTGATATGTTTCTTTGGACTGTGGGAATTCCGCTGTGGAAAGGG GAGGCGTGTACCCCCGACACGTCTACACGTAGATGTAGAATCAGAGACAGTGCTACTCACCAGTTAA
- the LOC117300785 gene encoding MFS-type transporter SLC18B1-like isoform X2: protein MVDPPHIWFGLKLFTSLKDENKMENGSANQTEESSLILATSSPVTHSKSQSANSIKETSLPKTDDKNAQETNCQWNEPQVEGPPTSRDSYQNNADIVEDPVGNERKKKPKITFDQKLILFAITIASIANFMSFSILVVFFPIEAKAKGMSQTVIGLVSTIYALSSSVFSPIFGKFLPLIGARFMFLAGSFMAGGSNILFGLLGDMPTDTSFTVYCFLLRIVEGLGAAASLTSSSAILAHTFPDNVGTVVSINEMMIGIGFAVGPALGGLLYNAGGFGLPFYVLGGFDLLIVALNLFTMPQPGCKTEEMGSLKQVLTIPAIWLLLIVSTLGSVAVGVIDPTLSLHLKELHFDVVEISLIFTVFGAVYGLTSFVWGYIADKMKSTRIMLALGAFGCAIFFLFIGPSPLLNITPQKYLASIAIALGASSIALFVIPTLVDMFITAEWYGLSQGLGDTSVISGLWVSAFAIGTMLGPLLGGVLTDHLGFDNAGTVLAGVYIATMLVICFFGLWEFRCGKGRRVPPTRLHVDVESETVLLTS, encoded by the exons ATGGTTGATCCACCGCATATCTGGTTCGGGCTGAAACTGTTCACG AGTTTGAaagacgaaaacaaaatggaaaatggATCTGCAAATCAGACTGAAGAGTCTTCTCTCATCTTAGCAACATCATCACCTGTCACTCATAGCAAGAGCCAATCAGCAAACAGTATCAAAGAAACGTCACTCCCAAAGACTGATGACAAGAATGCACAGGAAACCAACTGCCAATGGAATGAGCCTCAAGTTGAAGGACCGCCCACATCACGTGACAGTTATCAGAACAATGCAGACATTGTTGAGGATCCTGTCGGAAacgagagaaagaaaaaacctaaAATAACTTTTGATCAAAAATTGATCCTTTTTGCCATCACCATAGCATCAATTGCAAACTTCATGTCGTTCTCCATTCTGGTTGTCTTCTTCCCAATAGAG GCCAAGGCCAAAGGAATGTCACAAACAGTTATCGGGCTGGTTTCCACCATTTATGCTCTCTCATCCAGTGTATTTTCACCAATTTTTGGAAAGTTT CTACCTTTAATTGGAGCTCGGTTTATGTTTCTGGCTGGCTCCTTTATGGCTGGTGGATCCAACATTCTCTTTGG TTTGCTTGGCGACATGCCGACTGATACTTCATTTACAGTCTACTGTTTCCTGCTACGGATTGTTGAAGGTTTGGGAGCGGCTGCGAGTCTGACGTCATCATCCGCCATATTGGCTCATACGTTCCCTGATAATGTGGGAACGGTTGTG AGTATTAATGAGATGATGATTGGGATAGGGTTCGCAGTTGGGCCAGCTCTCGGAGGTTTGTTATACAAT GCCGGAGGTTTTGGACTTCCCTTTTATGTTCTCGGAGGCTTTGATTTATTGATCGTTGCCCTCAACTTGTTCACAATGCCCCAGCCAG GTTGTAAAACTGAGGAGATGGGTTCATTAAAGCAAGTCTTAACCATTCCAGCGATATGGCTTTTATTGATTGTATCTACACTTGGGTCAGTTGCTGTTGGGGTTATTGACCCCACTTTGTCACTTCATCTTAAAGAG CTTCATTTTGATGTGGTTGAAATCAGCTTAATTTTCACTGTATTTGGTGCAGTGTATGGATTAACTTCTTTTGTGTGGGGCTACATTGCAGATAAAATG AAATCAACCAGGATCATGCTTGCACTTGGAGCGTTTGGTTGTGCGATATTTTTCCTTTTCATCGGACCATCCCCACTTCTAAATATAACTCC GCAGAAGTACCTCGCTAGTATCGCAATAGCTCTGGGAGCTTCCTCCATTGCATTATTTGTTATACCTACACTGGTTGATATGTTCATTACGGCTGA ATGGTATGGACTATCCCAAGGTTTGGGAGACACAAGTGTTATATCAGGACTTTGGGTCTCAGCATTCGCAATAGG AACAATGCTTGGTCCACTCCTAGGGGGCGTATTAACCGACCATCTTGGATTTGACAATGCAGGGACAGTCCTTGCCGGTGTTTACATAGCAACCATGCTCGTGATATGTTTCTTTGGACTGTGGGAATTCCGCTGTGGAAAGGG GAGGCGTGTACCCCCGACACGTCTACACGTAGATGTAGAATCAGAGACAGTGCTACTCACCAGTTAA
- the LOC117300785 gene encoding MFS-type transporter SLC18B1-like isoform X3 produces the protein MENGSANQTEESSLILATSSPVTHSKSQSANSIKETSLPKTDDKNAQETNCQWNEPQVEGPPTSRDSYQNNADIVEDPVGNERKKKPKITFDQKLILFAITIASIANFMSFSILVVFFPIEAKAKGMSQTVIGLVSTIYALSSSVFSPIFGKFLPLIGARFMFLAGSFMAGGSNILFGLLGDMPTDTSFTVYCFLLRIVEGLGAAASLTSSSAILAHTFPDNVGTVVSINEMMIGIGFAVGPALGGLLYNAGGFGLPFYVLGGFDLLIVALNLFTMPQPGCKTEEMGSLKQVLTIPAIWLLLIVSTLGSVAVGVIDPTLSLHLKELHFDVVEISLIFTVFGAVYGLTSFVWGYIADKMKSTRIMLALGAFGCAIFFLFIGPSPLLNITPQKYLASIAIALGASSIALFVIPTLVDMFITAEWYGLSQGLGDTSVISGLWVSAFAIGTMLGPLLGGVLTDHLGFDNAGTVLAGVYIATMLVICFFGLWEFRCGKGRRVPPTRLHVDVESETVLLTS, from the exons atggaaaatggATCTGCAAATCAGACTGAAGAGTCTTCTCTCATCTTAGCAACATCATCACCTGTCACTCATAGCAAGAGCCAATCAGCAAACAGTATCAAAGAAACGTCACTCCCAAAGACTGATGACAAGAATGCACAGGAAACCAACTGCCAATGGAATGAGCCTCAAGTTGAAGGACCGCCCACATCACGTGACAGTTATCAGAACAATGCAGACATTGTTGAGGATCCTGTCGGAAacgagagaaagaaaaaacctaaAATAACTTTTGATCAAAAATTGATCCTTTTTGCCATCACCATAGCATCAATTGCAAACTTCATGTCGTTCTCCATTCTGGTTGTCTTCTTCCCAATAGAG GCCAAGGCCAAAGGAATGTCACAAACAGTTATCGGGCTGGTTTCCACCATTTATGCTCTCTCATCCAGTGTATTTTCACCAATTTTTGGAAAGTTT CTACCTTTAATTGGAGCTCGGTTTATGTTTCTGGCTGGCTCCTTTATGGCTGGTGGATCCAACATTCTCTTTGG TTTGCTTGGCGACATGCCGACTGATACTTCATTTACAGTCTACTGTTTCCTGCTACGGATTGTTGAAGGTTTGGGAGCGGCTGCGAGTCTGACGTCATCATCCGCCATATTGGCTCATACGTTCCCTGATAATGTGGGAACGGTTGTG AGTATTAATGAGATGATGATTGGGATAGGGTTCGCAGTTGGGCCAGCTCTCGGAGGTTTGTTATACAAT GCCGGAGGTTTTGGACTTCCCTTTTATGTTCTCGGAGGCTTTGATTTATTGATCGTTGCCCTCAACTTGTTCACAATGCCCCAGCCAG GTTGTAAAACTGAGGAGATGGGTTCATTAAAGCAAGTCTTAACCATTCCAGCGATATGGCTTTTATTGATTGTATCTACACTTGGGTCAGTTGCTGTTGGGGTTATTGACCCCACTTTGTCACTTCATCTTAAAGAG CTTCATTTTGATGTGGTTGAAATCAGCTTAATTTTCACTGTATTTGGTGCAGTGTATGGATTAACTTCTTTTGTGTGGGGCTACATTGCAGATAAAATG AAATCAACCAGGATCATGCTTGCACTTGGAGCGTTTGGTTGTGCGATATTTTTCCTTTTCATCGGACCATCCCCACTTCTAAATATAACTCC GCAGAAGTACCTCGCTAGTATCGCAATAGCTCTGGGAGCTTCCTCCATTGCATTATTTGTTATACCTACACTGGTTGATATGTTCATTACGGCTGA ATGGTATGGACTATCCCAAGGTTTGGGAGACACAAGTGTTATATCAGGACTTTGGGTCTCAGCATTCGCAATAGG AACAATGCTTGGTCCACTCCTAGGGGGCGTATTAACCGACCATCTTGGATTTGACAATGCAGGGACAGTCCTTGCCGGTGTTTACATAGCAACCATGCTCGTGATATGTTTCTTTGGACTGTGGGAATTCCGCTGTGGAAAGGG GAGGCGTGTACCCCCGACACGTCTACACGTAGATGTAGAATCAGAGACAGTGCTACTCACCAGTTAA